The DNA window AACGCGGTTCGCTCCGGTGTGGTCACGGCCAGCCCGTCGCACAGCTGCGTCTCACCGGCGCACAGCGTGTCCCGGCGTATCAGCACGCCATCCGGCGGACGGGTGTTGTTGTGTATCAACTCGACCGGGACACCGTCGGGAATCCACTCGGCACCGTGCAGCGCCGCCGCGGCCGCTCCCCCGACGACCGCCCTGCGCCCCGACCACAGCCAGGCCGCGCGGATGCGCACCGCGAGGGAGGGTTCCACGTGCCGCGGCACGTAGACGTTCGGGAACACCGCGCGGTAGGCCACCCGCAACCGGTGGTGGCTCAGCCGTCCGGACGCGAGCGCCTCGCTGCCGATGAACGGAACTGCCATACCGGGCACAGTCGCATGTCACCGGCCGATCGGGTGTACGGCTCTCCACAGCACCGCCGGCTTTCTATCCGCCTAACAGACTCACGCAGTCGCGGGCGATGGCGAGCTCTTCGTTCGTCGGGATCACCAGCACGACGATCGGTGAATCGTCGGCGGAGATTTGGCGGGCACCCTTGCCGCCGCCGAGGTTGCGGCGCTGATCGAGGATGATGCCCAGTTCTTCCATGCCGGCGACCGCGTCGCGGCGTACCGCCGGGTCGTTCTCTCCGATCCCGGCGGTGAAGCTGATGACGTCGGTGTGGCCGAGCACCGCCAGGTAGGCGCCGATGTACTTACGCAGCCGATGCGTGAACACGCTGTAGGCCAGTTGCGCTGACTTGTCGCCGGATTCGATCATCGACCGCAACCGGCGAAAGTCGCGCTCACCGGACAGCCCCAGCACGCCGGATCGCTGATTGAGCATGGACTCGACGTCCTCGACTGCCATCTTGGCCGCGTGCGACAGATAGCCGACGATACTGGGATCGATGTCGCCGCTGCGGGTGCCCATCACCAAACCCTCGAGCGGGGTCAAGCCCATCGAGGTGTCCAGCGGTCGGGTGCCGGCGATCGCCGAGGCCGAGCAACCGTTACCCAAGTGCAGCACAATCTGTTTCAGGCCGCCGACCGATCGATCCAGGAAGGCGGCGGCCTGCCCGCTGACGTAGCGATGCGACGGGCCGTGGAACCCGTACCGGCGGACCTGGTACCGCTGCGCCAGGTCGCGGTCGATGGCATACGTGGCCGCCGCGGGCGGCAGGTCGTGGAAGAATCCGGTGTCGAACACCGCGATGTGGGCGATGTCGGGCAGTAGTTTTCGCGCGACCTCGATTCCCTTGAGCGCTGGCGGGTTGTGCAGCGGGGCCAGCTCCGACAGTTCGTCGAGCCTGCCGATCACCGTGTCGTCCAGCAGCGTGGGCTGATGAAAGGTGTTGCCACCATGGACTACTCGATGGCCCACGGCGACGATGCCGCTCGTCTTCAGGTCGATACCGTCATCGGCCAGCGTGTCGAACGCGCGGCGCAGCGCGGCGTCGTGGTCGGGCACCGACGACGACTCCTCGCCGATCCGCTCCACCAGGCCGGTCGCCCGGGCGACACCCGAATCGGGGTCGACCAGTTGATATTTCAGAGATGACGAGCCGGAGTTGATCACCAACACCAGGCGCACGCCGCTACTTCCCATTACCGCCACCCTGCGCCTGGATCGCGGTGATGGCAACCGTGTTCACGATGTCTTCGACCAAAGCGCCCCGGGACAGGTCGTTGACCGGCTTGCGCAGCCCCTGCAGGACAGGGCCGATGGCGATCGCACCGGCGCTGCGCTGCACCGCCTTATACGTGTTGTTACCCGTATTGAGGTCGGGAAAGATCAGCACCGTGGCGCGACCCGCCACCGGCGAGGAACGCAGTTTGGTGGCCGCGACCGACGGTTCGATCGCGGCGTCGTACTGGATGGGCCCCTCGACCGGCAGATCGGGGTTCCGCTTCCGCACCAATTCCGTTGCCGTCCTGACCTTCTCGACGTCGGCCCCGCTGCCCGAGTCGCCGGTCGAGTACGACAGCATCGCCACCCGTGGCTCGATGCCGAACTGCGCGGCGGTGCGCGCCGAGGAGATCGCGATGTCGGCCAGTTGCTCCGGGGTCGGGTTCGGGATGATCGCGCAGTCGCCATAGGCCAGCACCCGATCGGGCAGGCACATCAAGAAAATGCTGGACACCGTCGAGACATCCGGGACCGTCTTGATGATTTCGAAAGCCGGCCGGACGGTATGCGCCGTGGTGTGCGAGGCTCCCGACACCATGCCGTCGACCATGCCGTTGTACACCAGCATGGTGCCGAAATATGTGGCGTCGCGCATGATCTCACCGGCCTGCTCGAAGGTGACCCCTTTCGCCTTGCGCAATTCGGCGTACTGGTCGACGAATCGGTGGCGCAACTCGCTGGTGCGCGGGTCGATCACCTTCGCGTCGCCCAGGTCCACCCCGAGTTCTCCCGCACGCTGACGAATTTGGGCTTCGTCGCCGAGGATCGTCAGGTCGGCGACGCGGCGCTGCAACACGCGGCCCGCGGACTTGAGGATGCGGTCGTCGTCACCCTCGGGAAGGACGATGCGCTTGCGGTCCGAACGCGCCTGCAGCGTGAGCTGATGAATGAACATCTGCGGCGTGGTAACCGTGGGGATCGGAATGGCAAGCTGCGCAAGCAGATCCGTGATATCGACGTGCCTGTCCATCAGCGCCAGCGCGGTGTCGATCTTGCGCTGCGAGCTCGCCGTGACCCGGCCCCGGGCCGCGGCGGCCGCGCTGGCCGTGTCGTAGGTGCCCAGCGCGGTGGCGATGATGGGCAAACGCAGCCGCAGGCCGGCGACCAGCGCCGCGATGGATGGATGCAGCTCGAAGTCCCCGTTGAGCACGATGCACGACAGCGACGGAAAGCCTTCGGCGGCATGGGCACTGGTGACGGCGAGCACCACGTCCGAGCGGTCACCGGGGGTGATCACCGCCATGCCGTCGCTCAGCCGTTCCAGCACATGGTCGGCGGTCATCCCGGCGACCAGCACGCCGGTGACCTCGCGTTCGCGCAACGACTCCTCGCCGCCGACCGGCGTCCCGGCGACAGCCGTCTCCAATTCGGCCACCGTCGGCGCCGACAGCAGCGGCTCCTCAGGCAGCACGTAGCTGCGCTGGGCGAACGCGCGCAGCGCTTCGGCGACCGCCGTCAGCTGGCTCGGCTCGCAACGGTTGGCCACCACCGCCGCGGTGTGGGCGTGCTGGGCCTCCAGCTCGGCCAGGCAGACCTCGACGACGGCGGCGATCTCCGCGGCCGTGCGGCCGTTGCCGCTGACCGTGAGCAGCAGCGGCGCACCGAGGTTGACCGCGATGCGTGCGTTGGCCGAAAGCTCCGCGGGCCGGGTCACGTCGGTGTAATCGCTGCCGACGATCACCACCACGTCGCAGGCCTCGGCCACGGCGTGATAGGCGTCGACGATGGCGGCCATGGCGGCGTCGCCGTCGGCGTGCAGCTGGTGATAGGTCACCCCGACGCACTGCTCGTAGGACAGCCCGGCCGTGGTATGCCCCAGGAGCAGGTCCAGGATGTAGTCGCGGTCCTCGCCCAGCCTGGTAATCGGCCGGAACACACCGACTTTGGCGACCGTCGCGGTCAGCCGGTGCAACAGTCCGAGCGCGATCGTCGACTTGCCGGTCTCCGGCTCGGGGGCGGCGATATAGATCGCTGTCGCGGAACCGGAGACCACTCGTCCGCCCCTCAGGCCAGCCGCCGCAGCCGCGGCGCCAGGTCCTTCTCGAAAAGTTCCAGGAACCGGCGCTGGTCGTGGCCGGGCGCGTGGAACACCAGGTGGTTGAGGCCCCATTTCACGTACTGGCCCACCTTTTCGACCGCCTCGTCGGGATCGGAGGCCACGATCCAGCGCTTGGCGACCTGTTCGATGGGCAGCGCGTCGGCGGCCTTCTCCATCTCCAGCGGGTCGTGAATGCTGGTCTTCTGTTCGGCCGTCAGCGACAGCGGCGCCCAGAACCGGGTGTTCTCCAGCGCCTTGTCCGGGTCGGTGTCGTACGAGATCTTGATTTCGATCATGCGGTCGACGTCGTCGGGACTCTTCCCGGCCGCCTCCGCCCCCTCCTTCATGGCGGGCATCAGCTTGTCCTTGTACAGCTCCTCGCCCTTGCCGGAGGTGCAGATGAAGCCGTCGCCCGCGCGACCCGCGTACTTGGCCACCTGCGGACCGCCCGCGGCGATGTAGATCGGGATGCCGCCCTCCGGCACGTCGTAAATCGAGGCGCCCTTGGTCTGGTAGTACTCGCCCTCGAAGTCGACACGGTCGCCCAGCCACAGCTCGCGCATCAGCCGCACCGATTCGCGCAGCCGCGCGTAGCGCTCCTTGAACTCCGGCCATTCGCCCTCGTATCCGGTGGCTATTTCGTTGAGCGACTCCCCGGTGCCGACGCCGAGGAAGATGCGGTCCGGATACAGGCATCCCATCGTGGCGAACGCCTGCGCGATGACGGCGGGGTTGTACCGGAAGGTCGGGGTGAGCACCGAGGTGCCCAGCACCAGCCTCTTGGTGCGCTCGCCGACGGCGGTCATCCAGGCCAGCGAGAACGGTGCGTGCCCGCCCTCGTGCCGCCAGGGCTGGAAGTGGTCGCTGACGGTGGCGCTGTCCATGCCATGACCCTCGGCGGCGACAGCGAGTTCGACGAGCTCGCGCGGAGCAAATTGTTCGGCGGACGCTTTGTATCCGAGTTTCAGTTCAGGCACCCGTTCTTTCTACTCCTCGCGCCGATCGCAGGCGCGGCTGAGCCGCGCTAGCGATCGCTTCTGCGCCGACGGTCGCGACCCGCTGCGCCCGGCTTCGCCGCGCTAGCGATCGCTTCTGCGCCGACGGTCGCGACCCGCTGCGCCCGGCTTCGCCGCGCTAGCGATCGCTTCTGCGCCGACGGTCGCGACCCGCTGCGCCCGGCTTCGCCGCGCTAGCGATCGCTTCTACACTCGCGGGCATGGGAGCGGCGCCGACTCTTGTTCAAGTGACCGACACGGTGTATCTCGCCCGGGGCGAGGCCGTTAACTGGACGTTGGTCGTCGACGGCACCGGGGTGATGCTGATCGACGCCGGATATCCCGGGGACCGCGAGGACGTGCTGGCTTCGCTGTGCGAGCTGGGCTACGGCCCCGGCGACGTGCGCGCCGTCCTGCTCACGCACGCACACATCGACCACCTGGGTTCGGCGATCTGGCTCGCCGACGAATACGGCACCAAGGT is part of the Mycobacterium mantenii genome and encodes:
- a CDS encoding acetate kinase translates to MGSSGVRLVLVINSGSSSLKYQLVDPDSGVARATGLVERIGEESSSVPDHDAALRRAFDTLADDGIDLKTSGIVAVGHRVVHGGNTFHQPTLLDDTVIGRLDELSELAPLHNPPALKGIEVARKLLPDIAHIAVFDTGFFHDLPPAAATYAIDRDLAQRYQVRRYGFHGPSHRYVSGQAAAFLDRSVGGLKQIVLHLGNGCSASAIAGTRPLDTSMGLTPLEGLVMGTRSGDIDPSIVGYLSHAAKMAVEDVESMLNQRSGVLGLSGERDFRRLRSMIESGDKSAQLAYSVFTHRLRKYIGAYLAVLGHTDVISFTAGIGENDPAVRRDAVAGMEELGIILDQRRNLGGGKGARQISADDSPIVVLVIPTNEELAIARDCVSLLGG
- the fgd gene encoding glucose-6-phosphate dehydrogenase (coenzyme-F420) is translated as MPELKLGYKASAEQFAPRELVELAVAAEGHGMDSATVSDHFQPWRHEGGHAPFSLAWMTAVGERTKRLVLGTSVLTPTFRYNPAVIAQAFATMGCLYPDRIFLGVGTGESLNEIATGYEGEWPEFKERYARLRESVRLMRELWLGDRVDFEGEYYQTKGASIYDVPEGGIPIYIAAGGPQVAKYAGRAGDGFICTSGKGEELYKDKLMPAMKEGAEAAGKSPDDVDRMIEIKISYDTDPDKALENTRFWAPLSLTAEQKTSIHDPLEMEKAADALPIEQVAKRWIVASDPDEAVEKVGQYVKWGLNHLVFHAPGHDQRRFLELFEKDLAPRLRRLA
- the pta gene encoding phosphate acetyltransferase, with amino-acid sequence MVSGSATAIYIAAPEPETGKSTIALGLLHRLTATVAKVGVFRPITRLGEDRDYILDLLLGHTTAGLSYEQCVGVTYHQLHADGDAAMAAIVDAYHAVAEACDVVVIVGSDYTDVTRPAELSANARIAVNLGAPLLLTVSGNGRTAAEIAAVVEVCLAELEAQHAHTAAVVANRCEPSQLTAVAEALRAFAQRSYVLPEEPLLSAPTVAELETAVAGTPVGGEESLREREVTGVLVAGMTADHVLERLSDGMAVITPGDRSDVVLAVTSAHAAEGFPSLSCIVLNGDFELHPSIAALVAGLRLRLPIIATALGTYDTASAAAAARGRVTASSQRKIDTALALMDRHVDITDLLAQLAIPIPTVTTPQMFIHQLTLQARSDRKRIVLPEGDDDRILKSAGRVLQRRVADLTILGDEAQIRQRAGELGVDLGDAKVIDPRTSELRHRFVDQYAELRKAKGVTFEQAGEIMRDATYFGTMLVYNGMVDGMVSGASHTTAHTVRPAFEIIKTVPDVSTVSSIFLMCLPDRVLAYGDCAIIPNPTPEQLADIAISSARTAAQFGIEPRVAMLSYSTGDSGSGADVEKVRTATELVRKRNPDLPVEGPIQYDAAIEPSVAATKLRSSPVAGRATVLIFPDLNTGNNTYKAVQRSAGAIAIGPVLQGLRKPVNDLSRGALVEDIVNTVAITAIQAQGGGNGK